One stretch of Jiangella gansuensis DSM 44835 DNA includes these proteins:
- a CDS encoding LysE family translocator, which translates to MEQFVAVAIAHFLALLIPGVDFFLIARTAMTSGWRNATGACLGIAIANGIFIAAAFSGVSLVSHPALLDALQLAGGSFLIFVGVAFLRSRARIDLDQGPGAQRTTWLRNFGLGIASGLLNPKNALFYVSLATAVNAAAPLTLVLYGTWMFSIVLVWDVFVAVVLGSRCALARMDRILPWLTGLSGGFLVLFGGGMIVALAVQLLT; encoded by the coding sequence ATGGAGCAGTTCGTCGCCGTCGCCATCGCGCACTTCCTGGCACTGCTGATCCCCGGCGTCGACTTCTTCCTCATCGCCCGCACCGCGATGACCAGCGGCTGGCGCAACGCCACCGGCGCGTGCCTCGGCATCGCCATCGCGAACGGGATCTTCATCGCTGCCGCGTTCTCCGGCGTCTCACTCGTCTCGCACCCGGCGCTGCTCGACGCGCTCCAGCTCGCCGGCGGTAGTTTCCTGATCTTCGTCGGTGTCGCGTTCCTCAGATCACGAGCGCGGATCGACCTCGATCAAGGCCCGGGCGCCCAGCGCACGACGTGGCTGAGGAACTTCGGACTCGGTATCGCCTCCGGGTTGCTGAACCCCAAGAACGCGCTGTTCTACGTCAGCCTCGCCACCGCAGTCAATGCCGCCGCACCGTTGACGCTCGTGCTCTACGGCACCTGGATGTTCTCCATCGTCCTGGTCTGGGACGTGTTCGTCGCTGTCGTCCTCGGCTCAAGATGCGCTCTCGCCCGCATGGACCGCATCCTCCCGTGGCTCACGGGGCTCTCGGGCGGCTTCCTCGTTCTCTTCGGCGGCGGCATGATCGTCGCCCTCGCCGTCCAACTCCTCACATAG
- a CDS encoding MFS transporter yields the protein MPTQTRAWTIWGVGVSAYIVAVLHRTSFGVSGLDAVDRFDLSASVLASFVVLQLLVYAGLQIPIGLLLDRIGGRQLVVAGALLMAAGQVTLALAESVPMAAAGRVLVGTGDAMTFVSVLRIVAAWFPPGRVPLMTQLTGLVGQAGQVLSAVPFVAVLHTFGWSPAFGSAAALGVLVGVIALVALRDSPSPQAGPLQDGSSRHLGQDLVTAWRHPGTRLGLWAHFTTQFSGAVFALLWGFPFLVSAEGMSTSFAGAMLTLTVVFGVIAGPLIGVMVQRHPLRRSWLVLGVVGANAGAWTAVLLWPGQAPAWLLVLLVMSLALGGPGSMIGFDFARTFNPPNRLGTATGIVNVGGFMASLLTILAIGLVLDARTGGSSAYALDDFRVAMCVQYVVWAVGLVGILRSRRRVRRRMAEHGVVVPPIRDVLAARRRRRRS from the coding sequence ATGCCGACACAGACCCGGGCCTGGACCATCTGGGGCGTCGGCGTATCCGCATACATCGTGGCGGTGCTGCACCGCACCTCGTTCGGGGTGTCCGGGCTCGATGCCGTCGACCGGTTCGACCTCTCCGCCAGCGTGCTGGCGTCGTTCGTCGTCCTGCAGCTGCTCGTCTATGCCGGGTTGCAGATCCCGATCGGCCTGCTGCTGGACCGGATCGGCGGACGACAGCTGGTCGTGGCCGGCGCCCTGCTGATGGCAGCCGGTCAGGTGACGCTGGCGCTGGCCGAATCGGTGCCGATGGCCGCCGCTGGGCGGGTGCTCGTCGGCACCGGCGACGCCATGACCTTCGTAAGCGTGCTGCGCATCGTCGCCGCCTGGTTCCCGCCCGGGCGGGTGCCGCTGATGACGCAGCTCACCGGGCTGGTCGGACAGGCCGGCCAGGTGCTCTCCGCGGTGCCGTTCGTGGCGGTGCTGCACACGTTCGGGTGGAGCCCGGCGTTCGGGTCGGCGGCCGCGCTCGGCGTGCTGGTCGGGGTGATCGCACTGGTGGCCCTGCGCGACTCGCCGTCGCCGCAGGCCGGACCCCTGCAGGACGGCTCGTCGCGGCACCTCGGGCAGGACCTGGTGACGGCGTGGCGGCACCCCGGCACACGGCTCGGCCTGTGGGCGCACTTCACCACGCAGTTCTCCGGCGCCGTCTTCGCGCTGCTGTGGGGGTTCCCGTTCCTGGTCTCGGCCGAGGGGATGTCCACGTCGTTCGCCGGGGCGATGCTGACCCTCACCGTCGTCTTCGGCGTGATCGCCGGCCCGCTGATCGGCGTCATGGTGCAGCGGCACCCGCTGCGGCGATCGTGGCTGGTGCTCGGAGTCGTCGGCGCGAATGCCGGCGCCTGGACGGCGGTCCTGCTCTGGCCGGGGCAGGCGCCGGCCTGGCTGCTCGTGCTGCTCGTCATGTCGTTGGCGCTCGGCGGGCCCGGTTCGATGATCGGGTTCGACTTCGCCCGCACCTTCAACCCGCCCAACCGGCTCGGCACCGCCACGGGCATCGTCAACGTCGGCGGCTTCATGGCCTCGCTGCTGACCATCCTCGCGATCGGCCTCGTGCTCGACGCCCGCACCGGCGGGTCCAGCGCATACGCGCTCGACGACTTCCGGGTCGCGATGTGTGTGCAGTACGTGGTCTGGGCGGTCGGGCTGGTCGGCATCCTGCGGTCGCGGCGGCGAGTGCGGCGGCGGATGGCCGAGCACGGCGTCGTCGTCCCACCCATCCGTGACGTCCTCGCCGCCCGCCGCCGGCGCCGCCGATCCTGA